The segment GGTCAGTTCGAGGTCGGAGCCGGGGACGGCGGGGGTCTCGCGGGTGCCGCCCGCGGTGGGCACCCGGCGGCCGCCGGACTGGGCGTAGGTGATCTCGCCGTCCTCTCCCGCGAGCTGCTTGTCGAGCATGGACTCCAGGCCTCCGCCGCCGCGGCCCGAGGCGTTCACATAGCCCAGTATCCCGGCGGCGAGTTCGCCGTTCGGGTAGACCCGGCGGCTGCTGGGCTCCTGGAAGACCCCGGCGAGCACGCTGACCCCCGGTCCGCCCTTCGCCTTGTCCGCACGGGCCTTCTCGGCGAAGACGCTCCGCAGGTCCTTGATCTGGTTCCACACCTGGGGGGTCTGGCGGCGGGCCAGGACGGTGTAGCGGGATTTGGGGGTCCGCAGCTTCTTCACCAGCTCGGGCGCGGGGACCTTGAGGATCGGGGAGAGCAGGGCGGCGGCCTGTTCGGGCGCGTCGCCGGTCTTGCTCTCCTCGCGGGTGAACATCTTGGGGTCGGCGGTGATGTCGTAGGCGTCGACGCTGGTGGCCAGCGCGATTCCGGCCCGGTCGGTGATCTCCCCGCGCTCGGCGGCGAGCCGGACGCTGAGGTAGCGGCTCTTCTCGGCCTTGGCCGCGTACGCCTCGGCGTCCACGGCCTGTACCTGGAGGAGGCGGACCACGAAGGCCAGCATGACGAGGGTCAGACCGAAGCCGACGAGACGGAGCCGGGGGCGGGGGCTGCCCAGGCGCAGGGGCTTCGTACCGCTCTGAGGGCCGCGGGGGCCGCCCGGGCGCTGCGGGCCGCCGGTGCGCCGGGGGGCGGGGCGGGGGGCCGGTCCGGGGACTCGGCCCCGGGGCGGTGCGGCGTCCCGGTCGCGCGCGCCGTGGCGCGGGCGGGGTTCCTGGTGGGAGGGCACTGCGTCACCTGCCGGGGGGCGTCGGGGCCGACTGCGCGGGCGGGTCGGCCGGGGCGGTGGGCGGAGCGGCGGGTGACCGGCCGGGGGCGGGCGGGCCGGGGACACCGGGGGCGCCGGGGCCGGTGAGCGGGCCGGGTCCGGCGGCGGTGTCCGATGCGGCGGAGGTTTCCGGCGGGGCGGCGGAGGTGGAGGCTTCCGGGTCGGGGGGTGGTGCCGAGGCCCGTCCGGGGACGCCCCGGACCGTTCCGTCCGGGTCGATGAAGGCGGGGCCGCTGCCCGGGACCATGCCCAGTTCCCCGGCCCGGCGCTCCAGCGCGTCGGGCGCGGACCGGTCGTCGACGTCCCGCTGGAGCGCCTGCTGTTCATCGGTCAGCTCGGTGGTCTTGCGTTTCAGCTCGCTCAGTTCGAACGAGCCCTCGTTGAGGGACGAGTTCAGCAGCAGCAGGGTGATCAGCCCGCCGCCGAGGAGAACGACCACCAGCAGGACGAAGGGGGTACGGGCGGCGGTGCTGGGGCCCGCGGGCATCAGCCGGGCGAGTCTCGCGGCGCGTCCCTTGAGCTGTTTGCCCGCTGTGCTCACCATGTCCTCCCGTCGGCCGTGCCCCAGGTGTCACCGGACGGCCCGGGGCCGTTCCCCCCGCCCGGCGCGTCCTTCGGTCCGTCCGGTGCGGGGCTGTGGATGGTACGACTCACCGCACGTCCTTACGGATGCGCTCCGCCCCCCTCAGACGTGCCGGAGCGGCCCGGCGGTTCTCGGCCACCTCTTCCTCCGTAGGCAGCTCGGCGCCCCGGGTGAGCAGCTTGAGCCGGGGCTGGTACTCCTCGGGTACGACGGGCAGGCCCGGTGGCGCCGTGGTCGCCGCGCCCGCCGCGAGGACCTGCTTGACCAGCCGGTCCTCGAGGGAGTGGTACGACAGCACGGCGATCCGGCCGCCGATGTCGAGCGCCCCGACCGCTGCCGGAACGGCCCGCTCCAGCACGCTCAGCTCGCCGTTGACTTCGATCCGCAGGGCCTGGAAGGTGCGCTTGGCCGGATTGCCGCCGGTGCGCTTGGCGGCCTGGGGCAGGGCGTCGCGGATCAGCTGGACCAGCCGGGCGCTGGTGGTGAAGGGCTCCTTCTCCCGCTCCCGGACGATCGCGGACACGATCCGCTTGGCCTGCTTCTCCTCGCCGTACATCCGCAGGATCCGCACCAGCTCACCGGGGGCGTAGGTGTTGAGGACCTCGGCCGCGGAGACGCCGGTCGTCTGGTCCATCCGCATGTCCAGGGGGGCGTCCTGGGCGTAGGCGAAGCCGCGGTCGGCCTCGTCGAGCTGCATGGACGACACCCCGAGGTCGAAGAGAACGCCCTGGACCCGGGGGACGTCGAGCCGGTCGAGCACCTGTGGCAGCTCGTCGTACACCGCGTGGACCAGTGTGGCGCGATCACCGAAGGGCGCGAGCCGTTCGGCGGACAGTCTCAGGGCCTCCGGGTCGCGGTCGAGCGCGATCAGCCTGACGGCGGGGAACCGGCTCAGCAGCGCCTCGCTGTGTCCGCCGAGGCCGAGGGTGCAGTCGACGACGACCGCTTCCCGCTCTCCGGACCCTTCGAGGGCGGGGGCCAACAGGTCCAGGCACCGCTGGAGCATTACCGGGACGTGTCGGGTATTGCTCAAGGGGCCCTCTCAGGATCCGGCGCGGGGCTGGTGCGACCGGCGAGCTGGAGAGGAAGGCCGAGCCGTGCGCAGTCCGCACACGCGGGTATGTACAGAAGTCGGGTATGTACGGAAGTACAAGAAGTGCAGAAGTAAGGAAGGAGTACCGGAAATACGGAAGGAGTACCGGACGGAACTGCGGAGTCCGCCGGACGGTACGGACGTACGGTCGTGGAACGGGTTGCGCCGGTGGACTGCGCGCCACTCTAGTCCACGGCCCACCCCGGTCAATCAACCGGTTGACGGCGT is part of the Streptomyces qinzhouensis genome and harbors:
- a CDS encoding FtsB family cell division protein, producing the protein MVSTAGKQLKGRAARLARLMPAGPSTAARTPFVLLVVVLLGGGLITLLLLNSSLNEGSFELSELKRKTTELTDEQQALQRDVDDRSAPDALERRAGELGMVPGSGPAFIDPDGTVRGVPGRASAPPPDPEASTSAAPPETSAASDTAAGPGPLTGPGAPGVPGPPAPGRSPAAPPTAPADPPAQSAPTPPGR
- the rsmH gene encoding 16S rRNA (cytosine(1402)-N(4))-methyltransferase RsmH encodes the protein MSNTRHVPVMLQRCLDLLAPALEGSGEREAVVVDCTLGLGGHSEALLSRFPAVRLIALDRDPEALRLSAERLAPFGDRATLVHAVYDELPQVLDRLDVPRVQGVLFDLGVSSMQLDEADRGFAYAQDAPLDMRMDQTTGVSAAEVLNTYAPGELVRILRMYGEEKQAKRIVSAIVREREKEPFTTSARLVQLIRDALPQAAKRTGGNPAKRTFQALRIEVNGELSVLERAVPAAVGALDIGGRIAVLSYHSLEDRLVKQVLAAGAATTAPPGLPVVPEEYQPRLKLLTRGAELPTEEEVAENRRAAPARLRGAERIRKDVR